The Nostoc sp. 'Lobaria pulmonaria (5183) cyanobiont' genome window below encodes:
- a CDS encoding sensor histidine kinase: MNWSNWIYLGVGIALGMVFRQLFGRWLRPPQPSPNVSSSSSPVAPLAEQDMPPISQQLQQTQLAYLMAKEMSQFKAGFLARTTHELRSPFNGLIGLHQLILSDLCEDPAEEREFIVQAHERTLKLLKLMDEILNVARIEHGTNKLDIQPRPLAEILDEVHDLTYMLAANRNFPLQLLAADPEIYVLTDYLWLRQVLISLIDTAITQMEEGSICISTSNLPINNFVTIWLDIPTHAMTWSEPIDLLQIEDRLTQIDQKKTALSPGMRLLINQTLLEVMGGKLEILPSITVKEPLQQLTRLQISIPLVIPEAELL, translated from the coding sequence ATGAATTGGAGCAACTGGATATATCTAGGAGTAGGAATAGCACTAGGTATGGTTTTCCGTCAGTTATTTGGGCGATGGCTACGCCCGCCGCAGCCATCGCCTAATGTTTCATCTAGCTCATCCCCAGTAGCGCCATTAGCTGAACAGGATATGCCACCAATATCCCAACAGTTACAGCAAACACAGCTGGCATACCTGATGGCAAAGGAAATGAGCCAGTTTAAAGCTGGTTTTTTAGCACGGACTACCCATGAGTTGCGATCGCCTTTTAATGGTTTGATTGGCTTACATCAATTAATTTTGTCAGATTTGTGTGAAGATCCAGCTGAAGAGCGAGAATTTATTGTCCAAGCTCACGAGCGAACGCTGAAACTGCTGAAGCTAATGGATGAAATTCTCAATGTTGCTAGAATTGAACACGGCACCAATAAATTAGATATTCAGCCCAGACCCTTAGCCGAAATTTTAGATGAGGTTCATGACTTAACTTATATGCTGGCGGCAAATCGCAATTTTCCCTTACAATTATTAGCCGCCGACCCAGAAATTTATGTTTTGACAGATTACCTCTGGCTCCGCCAAGTATTAATCAGTTTAATAGACACTGCCATTACTCAGATGGAGGAAGGCAGCATTTGTATTTCCACTAGCAACCTACCTATAAACAATTTTGTAACCATTTGGCTAGATATCCCAACCCATGCTATGACCTGGAGTGAGCCGATTGATTTGCTCCAAATTGAAGATCGGTTGACCCAGATTGACCAAAAGAAGACTGCTCTTTCCCCAGGAATGAGGCTATTAATCAATCAGACTCTGCTGGAAGTTATGGGAGGAAAGTTAGAAATCTTGCCCTCGATCACTGTCAAGGAACCACTTCAGCAGCTTACCAGACTACAAATCTCTATCCCCCTAGTGATTCCTGAAGCTGAACTTCTGTAG
- a CDS encoding GNAT family N-acetyltransferase, producing the protein MNHLQIKFSDRKSEIDLYQLQELLNVSAFWAKGRSIEDLGIAIANSEPVISVCDRDRLIGFARATSDGIYRATIWDIVIHPEYQHRGLGSNLVETILRHPRMRSVERVYLMTTHQQGFYEKIGFQPNTTTTMVLHNRANRTFLAATEVQLQESLGG; encoded by the coding sequence ATGAACCATCTTCAGATTAAATTTAGTGATCGCAAGTCTGAAATTGACCTTTATCAACTCCAAGAACTGTTAAACGTTTCCGCTTTCTGGGCAAAGGGACGCAGTATTGAAGATTTAGGTATAGCCATTGCCAATAGTGAGCCAGTGATTTCTGTTTGCGATCGCGATCGACTCATTGGCTTTGCCAGAGCAACATCTGATGGCATCTATCGCGCCACAATTTGGGATATTGTGATTCATCCAGAGTATCAACATCGTGGGTTGGGAAGCAATTTAGTAGAAACCATTTTGAGACATCCCCGCATGAGGTCGGTTGAGCGCGTTTATCTGATGACTACTCACCAACAGGGTTTCTACGAAAAGATTGGTTTTCAACCCAACACTACTACTACGATGGTACTACATAACCGAGCTAACCGTACTTTCCTTGCTGCTACAGAAGTTCAGCTTCAGGAATCACTAGGGGGATAG
- the secF gene encoding protein translocase subunit SecF has product MKFSVIKRRRLWWTISATLMILSIVAMVISWQQLGAPLRPSLDFVGGTRLQFERDCTQPNSCTQPIEISDVREVVDAQKLNNSSIQVVGQKQQGISIRTKTLNVEQRTQLQTALSEKIGVFNPKVTQIDTVGPTLGRQLFSQGLLALVVSFAGIVIYLSVRFQVDYAVIAILALFHDVLITLGVFSILGLVVGIEADSLFVVAILTITGFSVTDTVVIYDRIREILSQHPNDRIDKVVDDATNQTLTRSINTTLTVLLTLFSLFLFGGETLRNFALTLIIGFTMGAYSSIFVASTLLAWWRERRGESQVLDSAESIDTSPTSQDS; this is encoded by the coding sequence ATGAAATTTAGTGTCATCAAACGTCGGAGACTTTGGTGGACAATTTCTGCCACCCTGATGATCCTTAGCATCGTGGCGATGGTGATTTCTTGGCAACAACTAGGCGCACCACTACGTCCCAGTTTAGATTTTGTTGGTGGTACGCGACTACAATTTGAACGCGATTGTACACAACCAAACAGCTGCACTCAACCGATTGAAATTTCTGATGTTAGGGAAGTAGTTGACGCTCAAAAGCTAAATAATAGTAGCATCCAAGTTGTTGGTCAAAAACAACAGGGAATATCCATTCGCACAAAGACATTAAATGTCGAGCAACGCACCCAGTTGCAAACAGCTTTGAGTGAAAAAATTGGAGTCTTTAACCCGAAAGTCACTCAAATTGACACTGTTGGCCCAACACTTGGTCGTCAGCTATTTTCTCAAGGGTTATTAGCTCTGGTTGTCTCCTTTGCTGGGATCGTTATTTATTTAAGTGTGCGGTTCCAGGTGGACTATGCCGTAATCGCAATTCTTGCCTTGTTCCATGATGTTTTGATTACGCTGGGTGTTTTCTCCATCTTAGGATTAGTAGTAGGTATTGAAGCTGATAGCCTTTTCGTCGTTGCTATTTTGACTATTACTGGTTTCTCGGTGACAGATACCGTGGTCATCTACGATCGCATTCGGGAAATACTGAGTCAACATCCTAACGATCGCATTGACAAAGTTGTTGATGATGCAACCAATCAAACTTTAACGCGATCGATTAATACCACGTTAACTGTTTTGCTAACATTATTTTCCCTATTCCTATTTGGCGGCGAAACCCTGAGAAACTTCGCCCTGACCTTAATTATTGGATTTACAATGGGTGCATATTCAAGTATTTTCGTCGCCAGTACTCTCCTAGCTTGGTGGCGAGAGCGCAGGGGTGAATCCCAGGTGCTAGACAGCGCTGAGTCGATTGATACATCTCCCACTTCTCAGGATAGTTAA
- the secD gene encoding protein translocase subunit SecD, producing the protein MQRQRSLFILILVLIIAAITVIATIPIPLGLDLRGGSQLTIQVKPSAEIPKITDRELEGVKKVVEGRINGLGVSEPVIQTVSSDKILVQLPGVNDPEQAERVLGGTAQLEFRTQKPNTETQLLAFQASRAELKFKQEELRKSTDKAAIVKNQENLQKNNQAIAELFESTNPPLIGKYLKDAYGEPTQGNNWNVAIRFDEKGGELFANLTKNLAGTGRSIGVFLDNEVISAPTVGIEFAATGITGGSAVITGRFTAQQANDLGVQLRGGALPVPVEIVENRTVGASLGKDSIQRSIYAGIGGLLLVLIFMLVYYRLPGLIADFSLIIYALLTYATFALLGITLTLPGIAGFILSIGMAVDANVLIFERTREELRAGKTLYRSVESGFYRAWSSILDSHVTSLISCAALFFLGAGLVKGFALTLALGLGVNLFTAITCSRTLLFLTLGFPNLRKPELFCPNLSTSIKSGAEVQS; encoded by the coding sequence ATGCAAAGACAGCGATCGCTATTCATTTTGATTTTAGTCCTGATAATCGCCGCTATTACGGTGATTGCCACAATTCCGATACCTCTTGGACTGGATTTGCGCGGAGGTTCACAGCTCACAATTCAGGTGAAACCATCAGCGGAAATTCCCAAAATCACCGACCGAGAATTGGAAGGTGTGAAAAAAGTTGTCGAAGGTCGGATTAATGGTCTGGGTGTTTCTGAGCCAGTAATCCAAACAGTTAGCTCAGATAAAATCTTGGTGCAACTACCAGGAGTCAACGATCCAGAGCAAGCTGAACGGGTGTTAGGGGGTACGGCGCAGTTAGAATTTCGTACCCAAAAGCCGAATACAGAAACTCAACTACTTGCTTTTCAAGCATCAAGAGCCGAATTGAAATTCAAGCAAGAAGAGTTAAGAAAAAGTACCGACAAAGCGGCAATTGTCAAGAATCAAGAAAATTTACAGAAAAATAATCAAGCGATCGCAGAATTGTTTGAAAGCACCAATCCACCGCTAATTGGCAAATACCTCAAGGATGCCTATGGTGAACCCACTCAAGGTAACAACTGGAATGTTGCCATTCGCTTCGACGAAAAGGGTGGTGAACTGTTTGCCAATTTGACGAAAAATCTCGCTGGTACTGGGCGTAGCATTGGTGTTTTTCTAGACAATGAAGTTATTAGCGCTCCTACCGTGGGTATAGAATTTGCCGCGACTGGCATTACTGGTGGCTCTGCTGTGATTACAGGACGGTTTACTGCCCAACAAGCCAATGACTTAGGTGTGCAACTACGCGGTGGGGCATTACCCGTACCAGTAGAAATAGTTGAAAACCGTACCGTCGGGGCAAGTTTAGGTAAAGATAGTATTCAACGCAGTATTTACGCTGGTATTGGCGGATTGCTGTTAGTATTAATTTTCATGTTAGTTTACTACCGACTACCAGGGTTAATTGCCGACTTTTCTTTGATTATCTATGCGCTATTGACTTATGCCACCTTCGCTTTGCTAGGCATTACATTAACTCTCCCCGGTATTGCTGGGTTTATCCTCAGTATCGGCATGGCAGTTGATGCTAACGTATTGATTTTTGAGCGCACCCGTGAAGAACTACGTGCTGGTAAAACTTTATATCGTTCTGTAGAGTCTGGATTCTACCGAGCTTGGTCTAGCATTTTAGATAGTCATGTCACATCATTAATTTCTTGTGCAGCACTGTTTTTCTTAGGAGCAGGTTTAGTTAAAGGCTTTGCTTTGACATTAGCGCTAGGGTTAGGGGTGAATTTGTTTACTGCCATTACTTGTAGTCGCACACTGCTTTTCCTAACATTGGGATTTCCCAACTTGCGTAAGCCAGAGTTGTTTTGTCCCAATCTCTCAACGTCAATTAAGTCTGGTGCGGAGGTACAGTCATGA
- a CDS encoding alpha-ketoacid dehydrogenase subunit beta, translating into MAETLFFNALREAIDEEMARDSSVFVLGEDVGHYGGSYKVTKDLYQKYGELRILDTPIAENSFTGMAVGAAMTGLRPIIEGMNMGFLLLAFNQISNNAGMLRYTSGGNFKIPMVIRGPGGVGRQLGAEHSQRLETYFQAVPGLKIVACSTPRNAKGLLKSAIRDDNPVLFFEHVLLYNLKEDLPEEEYLLPLDKAEIVRTGKDVTIITYSRMRHHVVQAVKTLEKQGYDPEVIDLISLKPLDFDTIGASIRKTHKVIVVEESMRTAGIGAEVIASINDRLFDELDAPVLRLSSQDIPTPYNGNLERLTIIQPEQIVEAVEKMVALRV; encoded by the coding sequence ATGGCAGAAACACTATTCTTCAACGCCTTACGGGAAGCCATCGATGAAGAAATGGCGCGTGACTCCAGCGTATTCGTTCTCGGTGAAGATGTAGGACATTACGGCGGTTCCTATAAAGTTACCAAAGACCTGTACCAAAAATATGGCGAACTCCGCATTCTAGATACCCCCATCGCTGAAAATAGCTTTACTGGGATGGCTGTGGGAGCCGCAATGACTGGGTTGCGTCCGATCATTGAAGGCATGAATATGGGCTTTTTACTGCTTGCCTTCAACCAAATATCCAACAACGCTGGAATGCTGCGCTATACTTCTGGCGGTAACTTTAAAATTCCGATGGTAATTCGCGGCCCTGGAGGTGTGGGACGGCAGCTAGGCGCAGAACATTCCCAGCGATTAGAAACCTACTTCCAAGCTGTGCCAGGCTTGAAGATTGTTGCCTGTTCCACACCAAGAAACGCTAAAGGACTGTTGAAATCCGCTATCCGTGATGATAATCCAGTGTTGTTCTTTGAACACGTTCTGCTTTACAACTTGAAAGAAGATTTACCAGAAGAAGAATATTTACTACCTCTGGATAAAGCAGAAATTGTCCGTACAGGGAAAGATGTGACAATTATTACTTACTCGCGGATGCGCCATCATGTAGTGCAAGCCGTAAAAACTCTTGAAAAACAAGGATACGATCCAGAAGTTATCGATTTAATATCCCTCAAACCATTAGATTTTGATACCATTGGTGCATCAATACGTAAAACTCATAAAGTCATTGTTGTGGAAGAATCGATGCGAACTGCGGGTATTGGAGCAGAAGTCATCGCCTCAATAAACGATCGCTTATTCGATGAATTGGATGCGCCAGTACTGCGGCTTTCTTCCCAAGATATTCCTACACCTTACAACGGCAATTTGGAAAGACTAACAATCATCCAACCAGAGCAAATAGTAGAAGCTGTGGAAAAAATGGTGGCGTTGCGAGTCTAG
- the hemB gene encoding porphobilinogen synthase translates to MFPTHRPRRLRTHPQLRRMVRETVLTTSDLIYPLFAVPGEGIANEVKSMPGVYQLSVDKIVEEAKEVYDLGIPSIILFGIPADKDVDATGAWHDCGIVQKAATAVKAAVPDLIVIADTCLCEYTSHGHCGYLQVGDLTGRVLNDPTLELLKKTAVSQAKAGADIIAPSGMMDGFVQAIRVGLDEAGFQDTPILSYAAKYASGYYGPFRDAADSTPQFGDRRTYQMDPGNAREAIKEIELDIAEGADMLMVKPALAYMDIIWRVKEASNLPVAAYNVSGEYAMVKAAALNGWIDEERVVLETLTGFKRAGADLILTYHAKDAARWLK, encoded by the coding sequence ATGTTTCCTACACACCGCCCCCGTCGTCTGCGTACACATCCCCAATTGCGCCGGATGGTTCGTGAAACTGTTTTAACAACAAGCGATTTAATCTACCCACTATTTGCCGTACCGGGTGAGGGAATCGCTAATGAGGTGAAATCGATGCCTGGAGTCTACCAACTTTCGGTAGATAAAATTGTCGAAGAAGCAAAAGAAGTTTACGATTTAGGAATTCCTTCTATTATTTTATTTGGGATTCCGGCTGATAAAGATGTGGATGCCACTGGCGCTTGGCATGATTGCGGTATCGTCCAAAAAGCAGCAACGGCGGTAAAAGCAGCAGTGCCAGATTTGATTGTAATTGCTGATACTTGTTTGTGTGAGTATACTAGCCACGGTCATTGTGGTTATCTGCAAGTTGGCGATTTAACAGGACGAGTTTTAAATGACCCAACTCTGGAATTGTTGAAGAAAACAGCGGTTTCTCAAGCAAAAGCTGGTGCCGATATCATCGCGCCTTCTGGGATGATGGATGGGTTTGTGCAAGCAATTCGTGTGGGTTTGGATGAAGCAGGATTTCAAGATACGCCGATTTTGTCTTATGCTGCTAAGTATGCTTCGGGTTATTATGGCCCATTCCGGGATGCCGCAGACTCGACACCACAATTTGGGGACAGAAGAACTTACCAAATGGACCCAGGTAATGCCCGCGAAGCGATTAAAGAAATTGAATTAGATATCGCTGAAGGTGCTGATATGCTCATGGTTAAGCCAGCCTTGGCATACATGGATATTATTTGGCGCGTCAAGGAAGCAAGTAACTTGCCCGTTGCGGCTTACAATGTTTCTGGTGAGTATGCGATGGTGAAAGCTGCGGCTCTCAATGGTTGGATTGATGAAGAGAGAGTGGTTTTGGAAACTTTAACTGGGTTTAAACGCGCTGGTGCAGATTTGATTTTGACTTATCATGCCAAAGATGCGGCGCGATGGTTAAAGTAG
- a CDS encoding DUF4870 domain-containing protein, translating to MYDTDKRKLLSALSHGAIFFSTTVVSVGIPIAIMLVSDDPVVKENAKESINFHFNVWLYGGILGALFFLFGWLVLPLLLLGPLAGLGYLLHWGLTIWALIGVFNNPDIPFRYPYIFRVF from the coding sequence ATGTACGACACAGACAAGCGAAAGCTTCTATCTGCTTTGTCTCATGGAGCGATTTTTTTCAGCACAACAGTGGTATCTGTAGGTATACCTATCGCCATAATGCTTGTATCTGACGATCCTGTTGTTAAAGAAAACGCCAAAGAATCCATCAATTTCCACTTTAATGTCTGGCTTTATGGAGGAATTCTGGGAGCGCTGTTTTTTCTATTTGGTTGGTTAGTGTTACCTCTATTATTGTTGGGACCACTAGCCGGTCTGGGATATCTATTACACTGGGGATTAACAATTTGGGCACTCATCGGAGTTTTCAACAATCCTGATATACCCTTCCGTTATCCCTATATTTTCCGAGTTTTTTAA
- the prfC gene encoding peptide chain release factor 3 produces MSTELQSELIQAVELRRNFAIISHPDAGKTTLTEKLLLYGGAIHEAGAVKARRAQRKATSDWMAMEQQRGISITSTVLQFEYRNCQINLLDTPGHQDFSEDTYRTLAAADNAVMLIDAAKGLEPQTRKLFEVCKLRGIPIFTFINKLDRPGREPLELLDEIEQELGLQTYAVNWPIGMGDRFKGVFDRHKQQIHLFERSAHGSREARDTIVELGDPKIEEQLEQNLYYQLKNDLELLEGVGPELDLQLVHEGKMTPVFFGSAMTNFGVELFLKYFLDYALKPGSHYSSVGEVAPTYPEFSGFVFKLQANMDPKHRDRVAFIRVCTGKFEKDMMVNHARIGKLIRLSRPQKLFAQERESIDVAYPGDVIGLNNPGVFAIGDTIYTGQKLEYEGIPYFSPELFASLRNPNPSKSKQFQKGVAELREEGAVQIMYSTDEAKRDPILAAVGQLQFEVVQFRLQNEYGVETILDLLPYSVARWVEGGWEALEKVGRIFNTTTVKDSMGRPVLLFRNEWNCQQLLGDHPELKLSAIAPVFSSQQPVEE; encoded by the coding sequence ATGTCTACTGAACTTCAGTCTGAACTTATTCAAGCAGTTGAACTTCGCCGCAACTTTGCGATTATATCTCACCCCGATGCAGGTAAAACTACACTAACTGAAAAGCTACTCCTGTATGGGGGTGCAATTCACGAGGCTGGGGCTGTTAAGGCGCGACGGGCACAGCGCAAGGCTACCTCTGACTGGATGGCGATGGAGCAACAACGGGGTATTTCCATTACCTCCACAGTATTGCAATTTGAATACCGGAATTGTCAAATAAATTTATTAGACACTCCCGGACACCAAGATTTCAGTGAAGATACGTATCGTACCCTCGCCGCCGCTGATAATGCCGTGATGTTGATTGATGCGGCAAAAGGTTTGGAACCCCAAACGCGCAAATTGTTTGAAGTGTGTAAGTTGCGGGGTATCCCGATCTTTACATTTATCAACAAGCTCGATCGCCCAGGAAGGGAGCCTCTGGAATTGTTGGATGAAATTGAGCAAGAATTGGGATTGCAAACTTATGCAGTCAACTGGCCGATTGGCATGGGCGATCGCTTTAAAGGTGTTTTTGACCGACACAAGCAACAAATACACCTGTTTGAACGCAGCGCCCACGGTAGCCGAGAAGCCCGTGATACGATAGTAGAATTAGGCGATCCGAAAATAGAAGAACAGCTAGAACAAAACCTGTACTACCAACTGAAAAACGATCTAGAACTGTTAGAAGGAGTTGGGCCAGAGCTAGATTTGCAGCTGGTACACGAAGGCAAAATGACGCCTGTGTTCTTTGGTAGCGCCATGACTAACTTTGGGGTAGAGTTATTCCTCAAGTACTTCCTCGACTATGCCCTTAAACCCGGTTCTCATTACAGCAGTGTTGGCGAAGTTGCTCCTACATACCCTGAGTTTTCGGGGTTTGTCTTTAAACTGCAAGCGAATATGGACCCGAAACACCGCGATCGCGTCGCATTTATCCGGGTCTGCACTGGTAAGTTTGAAAAAGATATGATGGTGAATCACGCCCGCATTGGTAAACTTATCCGTCTATCTCGCCCGCAAAAACTTTTTGCTCAAGAGCGAGAATCGATTGATGTGGCTTATCCTGGCGATGTGATCGGTTTGAATAATCCCGGTGTTTTTGCGATCGGAGATACAATTTACACAGGACAAAAGCTCGAATATGAGGGGATTCCGTATTTTTCACCGGAACTGTTTGCATCTTTGAGGAATCCCAACCCCTCGAAGTCTAAACAATTCCAAAAAGGCGTTGCGGAATTGCGAGAAGAAGGTGCTGTACAAATTATGTATTCAACTGATGAAGCCAAGCGCGATCCAATTTTGGCGGCGGTGGGTCAGTTGCAATTCGAGGTAGTGCAGTTTCGCTTACAAAATGAGTATGGTGTAGAAACCATATTAGATTTATTGCCCTACAGTGTCGCCCGTTGGGTTGAGGGTGGTTGGGAAGCATTAGAAAAAGTGGGACGAATATTCAATACCACTACAGTTAAAGACAGTATGGGACGGCCAGTGTTGCTATTCCGTAATGAATGGAATTGTCAACAATTATTGGGCGACCATCCAGAGTTAAAATTAAGCGCGATCGCCCCAGTATTTTCTAGTCAACAACCAGTGGAGGAGTGA
- a CDS encoding M48 family metallopeptidase: MPSHAKPSLEAGLVALKQGNYQTAIAQLEPIASIQSNATASLQAQVGLVMAYARTGEVPKAIAISQNLIESNNPQVQEWARRALEHLTKRKKPEQESKKIETGFVAFENSTPDSTPDSTSVTPPETPTLEEKPNEQVIETKSDDIPPMVPLARLKATLATPPTPLSGFMGSVTRTQAKLFGVIYWRQAQRARAWQPLRKPKLIPLRLLSAGTFIALFWVIREILKLALGFINQTLVKLPYLEPIQLLYHDPTQMLLIVLVILIGVSPWLLDLLLANLYGQREFPKDVLNTHSREAIRVLQRCCQQRHWPLPKLRILPTAAPIILTYGSLPRNARIVVSQGLLEQLADDEIAIIYATQLGHIAHWDFAVMSLLLLVTLPTHKLYQQVSELGDKISAIWRWPVTILGSLIYGIWCLLTGTALWLSRLRLYYSDRVAAEITGNPNALIRALLKIAIGIAADIQKQEHTSWQLESLNLLTPVSYQQSLSLGTIASNLSFESFLKWDTANPYRQWFTINNSHPLMGDRLERLCQIVRHWHLDTELHFASEPSKVKRQSFLLQVAPWLGIPLGVLFAAFVWLTWQLAFTLKFLNLKWIYEDWSFITGCLLIGFSIGTVMRINSFFPDIKPSTVQTDDSLPNLLADPSALPIDSVSVRLVGKLLGRQGTSNSLAQDLILQSSAGLVKLHHISWLGQSVNHQDLIGRQIIVTGWFRRGATPWIDIQTLETQSGKTIHSPHPIWSTFLAVAAQAWGAYVFLTG; the protein is encoded by the coding sequence ATGCCTTCACATGCCAAACCATCTTTGGAGGCTGGTTTAGTTGCCCTCAAGCAAGGAAATTACCAAACAGCGATCGCTCAACTAGAACCTATTGCTAGTATTCAAAGCAATGCTACTGCTAGCTTACAAGCCCAAGTTGGTTTAGTGATGGCTTATGCTCGCACTGGCGAAGTTCCCAAAGCGATCGCTATTTCCCAGAATCTCATTGAGAGTAACAATCCGCAAGTTCAAGAGTGGGCAAGACGCGCTCTCGAACACCTAACAAAACGTAAAAAACCTGAGCAAGAATCAAAAAAAATCGAAACTGGATTTGTTGCCTTTGAGAATTCAACTCCAGATTCAACTCCAGATTCAACCTCCGTGACTCCCCCGGAAACTCCTACATTAGAGGAAAAGCCGAACGAGCAAGTAATAGAAACCAAAAGCGACGATATCCCGCCGATGGTGCCACTAGCTAGACTCAAAGCTACATTAGCGACACCACCTACGCCCCTAAGCGGCTTCATGGGTTCCGTTACCCGCACCCAAGCCAAATTATTCGGCGTTATTTATTGGCGACAAGCACAACGCGCCAGAGCATGGCAACCATTACGTAAACCAAAACTAATTCCCTTGCGGCTACTGTCAGCAGGAACATTCATCGCCTTGTTTTGGGTAATACGAGAAATCCTCAAGTTAGCATTGGGATTCATCAATCAGACTTTAGTCAAACTACCTTATCTGGAACCGATACAACTTTTATACCATGACCCTACTCAGATGTTGCTAATAGTCTTGGTGATTTTAATCGGAGTATCACCTTGGTTGCTGGATCTGCTACTAGCGAACTTGTATGGTCAGCGAGAATTTCCCAAAGATGTATTGAATACCCATAGCCGCGAAGCTATTCGGGTGCTACAACGTTGTTGCCAACAGCGGCACTGGCCGTTACCCAAACTGCGGATTTTACCAACGGCTGCACCAATTATTCTGACTTATGGTAGTTTACCACGTAATGCCAGGATTGTTGTGAGTCAAGGGCTATTAGAGCAGTTGGCAGATGATGAAATCGCCATTATTTACGCCACGCAGCTAGGGCATATTGCTCACTGGGATTTTGCTGTAATGTCTTTGTTGCTACTGGTGACACTACCAACTCATAAGCTATATCAGCAAGTGTCGGAGTTGGGAGACAAAATATCAGCAATTTGGCGCTGGCCGGTGACAATTCTGGGGAGTTTAATTTATGGAATTTGGTGTTTGCTAACTGGAACTGCATTGTGGTTGTCGCGGTTGCGGCTTTATTATAGCGATCGCGTCGCCGCTGAAATTACTGGTAATCCCAATGCCCTGATTCGCGCTTTACTCAAAATCGCCATTGGCATTGCCGCTGATATCCAAAAACAAGAACACACCAGTTGGCAACTGGAAAGCTTAAATCTTTTAACACCAGTCAGCTACCAACAGAGTTTATCTTTAGGAACTATTGCCAGTAATCTATCTTTTGAATCCTTTTTGAAGTGGGATACAGCCAATCCCTATCGCCAATGGTTTACGATTAATAATAGCCATCCTTTAATGGGCGATCGCCTCGAACGCCTCTGCCAAATAGTCCGTCACTGGCATCTAGACACCGAACTACATTTTGCAAGCGAACCATCAAAGGTTAAGCGTCAGTCTTTTCTATTACAAGTCGCTCCCTGGTTAGGAATTCCTCTAGGGGTTCTGTTTGCAGCTTTCGTCTGGCTAACCTGGCAACTAGCATTCACACTCAAGTTTTTAAATCTAAAGTGGATATATGAAGATTGGTCTTTCATTACAGGCTGCCTTCTGATTGGCTTTAGCATTGGTACTGTGATGCGGATTAATTCTTTCTTTCCCGATATTAAACCGTCCACCGTGCAAACTGATGACAGCTTACCCAACCTGTTAGCTGACCCTTCTGCCTTACCTATTGATAGCGTCAGCGTGCGTCTTGTGGGTAAATTATTAGGTCGTCAAGGTACTAGCAACTCCCTAGCGCAAGATTTAATTCTTCAATCCAGCGCAGGTTTGGTGAAATTACATCATATTTCTTGGCTAGGACAGTCAGTCAATCACCAGGATCTTATCGGGCGGCAAATTATCGTCACAGGTTGGTTCCGGCGAGGAGCAACACCTTGGATCGATATCCAAACCCTAGAAACTCAAAGTGGTAAAACCATTCATAGCCCTCATCCCATTTGGTCTACTTTTTTGGCTGTTGCAGCACAGGCTTGGGGCGCATACGTCTTTCTTACTGGTTAG